A genomic stretch from Nitrobacter winogradskyi Nb-255 includes:
- a CDS encoding IS630 family transposase (programmed frameshift) — MGRAYSNDLRERVVRAVVKGGLSRHQAAAQFGVGISTAINWVQRFHETGSVAPSQIGGYRPKKIAGPHREWLLQRCRKDFTVRGLVAELAERGLKVDYRTMWEFVHAVKLSYKKTLIAAEQDRPDVARRRAQWTKYRDRIDPTRLVFIDETWTKTNMAPLRGWAPRGQRIRAKVPHGRWQTMTFMAALRHDRITAPWFIEGPINGEAFLLYIEKVLVPTLRHGDIVIMDNLGSHKASAVRRVIRAAGARLFYLPKYSPDLNPIEQFFAKFKHWLRKAAQRTTEAVYNAIAPILETVAPAECANYFVNAAHSSIFSYRNALNFQHNFF, encoded by the exons ATGGGACGAGCCTATTCGAACGACCTTCGTGAGCGGGTAGTGCGTGCTGTCGTTAAAGGCGGCCTATCGCGGCATCAGGCTGCGGCCCAGTTTGGGGTGGGCATCAGCACGGCGATCAACTGGGTACAACGCTTCCACGAGACCGGCAGCGTCGCGCCAAGCCAGATCGGCGGCTATAGGCCAAAGAAGATTGCGGGGCCGCACCGCGAATGGCTGCTGCAACGGTGCCGAAAGGACTTTACCGTGCGCGGGCTGGTGGCCGAACTTGCCGAGCGTGGCCTTAAGGTCGATTACCGCACGATGTGGGAGTTCGTTCACGCTGTGAAGCTCAGTTAC AAAAAGACGCTGATTGCTGCAGAGCAGGATCGTCCCGATGTCGCCCGTCGGCGAGCGCAATGGACCAAGTATCGAGATCGGATTGATCCCACTCGGCTGGTGTTCATCGATGAGACCTGGACCAAAACCAATATGGCGCCGCTGCGGGGCTGGGCGCCGCGCGGTCAACGCATCAGAGCCAAGGTGCCGCATGGCCGCTGGCAGACCATGACCTTTATGGCCGCTCTGCGCCACGATCGCATCACCGCGCCGTGGTTCATCGAGGGGCCGATCAACGGCGAAGCCTTCCTTCTCTACATCGAGAAGGTTCTGGTCCCGACCCTGCGGCACGGCGACATCGTCATTATGGACAACCTCGGCTCGCACAAGGCCAGCGCCGTGCGTCGCGTCATCCGTGCCGCCGGTGCCCGGCTCTTCTACCTGCCGAAATACTCGCCTGATCTGAACCCGATCGAGCAGTTCTTTGCCAAGTTCAAACACTGGCTACGCAAAGCCGCGCAGCGGACCACCGAGGCCGTCTACAATGCTATCGCTCCGATCCTCGAAACCGTTGCACCGGCTGAATGCGCCAACTACTTCGTCAATGCAGCCCACTCATCCATTTTCAGTTATCGTAACGCGTTGAATTTCCAACACAACTTTTTTTGA
- a CDS encoding TrbI/VirB10 family protein produces the protein MTDASTPPPGDIRAELRLRPEQPRVTRLSRKVLITLGGVSAVAIMAALLWALDANRRASQSPNELYNTENRTPADGLAGLPKDYARIPKLGPALPGDLGRPILSAQDEGKPVVAPDIRTPRADPAEQRRLAEIEAARVAKVFTDSRGVQATVASAPAIGRVDPNTGLTLPTETPPLDAGAAQNMQDRKLAFVNAAVDRRTVTPDRVQEKASPYVVQAGTVIPAALITGIKSDLPGTITAQVTEQVYDTPSGKQLLIPQGARLIGQYDSQVAFGQSRVLLVWNRIIMPNGTSIVLERQPGADAEGYSGLEDDVDYHWGQLFRAAILSTLLGVGTEIGASNNENEIARAIRQSSQDTASDVGRQIIRRQLNIQSTLTIRPGFPVRVIVNRDLILQPYGATKEPS, from the coding sequence ATGACCGACGCATCGACACCACCTCCCGGCGATATCCGCGCCGAACTGCGCTTGCGCCCCGAGCAGCCGCGCGTCACGCGCCTGTCCCGCAAAGTGCTCATCACACTCGGCGGCGTCAGCGCCGTCGCCATCATGGCCGCGCTGCTCTGGGCGCTCGATGCCAACCGGCGCGCCAGTCAGTCGCCCAACGAACTCTACAACACCGAGAACCGCACGCCGGCGGACGGACTCGCCGGCTTGCCGAAAGACTACGCCCGCATTCCCAAGCTCGGCCCGGCGCTGCCGGGCGACCTGGGCCGGCCGATCCTGAGTGCGCAGGATGAAGGCAAACCTGTCGTCGCGCCGGATATCCGCACACCGCGCGCCGATCCGGCCGAACAGCGCCGTCTTGCCGAGATCGAAGCCGCGCGTGTCGCCAAAGTGTTCACCGACAGCCGTGGCGTGCAGGCGACGGTTGCATCTGCGCCGGCGATTGGCCGCGTCGATCCCAACACCGGCCTCACGCTGCCGACCGAGACGCCGCCGCTCGATGCCGGCGCCGCGCAGAATATGCAGGATCGCAAGCTCGCCTTCGTCAACGCCGCCGTCGATCGCCGCACCGTAACCCCCGACCGCGTGCAGGAGAAGGCGTCGCCTTACGTCGTGCAGGCCGGCACCGTCATCCCGGCAGCGCTGATTACCGGCATCAAATCCGATCTGCCCGGAACGATTACGGCGCAAGTGACGGAGCAGGTTTACGACACCCCGTCCGGCAAGCAGCTCCTGATCCCACAGGGCGCACGATTGATCGGCCAGTACGACAGCCAGGTCGCATTCGGGCAGTCGCGCGTGCTGCTGGTCTGGAATCGCATCATCATGCCGAACGGGACGTCGATCGTGCTGGAACGGCAGCCGGGTGCCGACGCCGAAGGCTATTCCGGCCTCGAGGACGACGTCGACTATCACTGGGGTCAGCTTTTCCGCGCTGCGATCCTCTCGACGTTGCTCGGCGTCGGCACCGAGATCGGCGCCAGCAACAATGAGAACGAGATCGCCCGCGCGATCCGCCAGAGCAGCCAGGACACCGCTTCCGATGTCGGCCGCCAGATCATCCGCCGCCAGCTCAACATTCAGTCGACGCTCACCATCCGGCCGGGCTTCCCCGTCCGCGTGATCGTCAATCGCGACCTGATATTGCAGCCCTACGGGGCGACGAAGGAGCCGTCATGA
- a CDS encoding IS3 family transposase (programmed frameshift), producing the protein MRQKSGPEKAPAEQVVKDIRRATRRQFSAEEKIRIVLEGVRGEESIAELCRREGIASSMYYGWSKEFLDAGKRRLAGDTARAATSDEVKELRREAQALKEAVADLTLENRLLKKKHARGWGGRHMRYPASEKAEIIRLVEASHLPARRTLDKLGIPRATFYRWYDRYLTGGIEALADHRSRPDRVWNRIPDPIRAELVELALRETELSPRELAVRFTDEKRYFVSEASVYRLLKAHDLITSPAYIVIKAASEFKDKTTAPNQLWQTDFTYLKITGWGWYYLSTVLDDFSRFIVAWKLCATMRADDVTATLDLALAASGLDQITVAHRPRLLSDNGASYISAELATWLDGKGMKHVRGAPYHPQTQGKIERWHQTLKNRILLENYYLPGDLERQVAAFVEHYNHGRYHESIDNLTPADVYFGRGQTILTERERIKRQTIHQRRLQHHLQAA; encoded by the exons ATGAGACAGAAATCCGGGCCGGAGAAAGCACCGGCAGAGCAGGTCGTGAAGGACATCCGCCGGGCAACGCGCCGGCAGTTCTCGGCTGAAGAGAAGATCCGCATCGTGCTGGAAGGCGTGCGCGGCGAGGAGAGCATCGCCGAGCTGTGTCGGCGCGAGGGGATCGCCTCGTCGATGTATTACGGCTGGTCGAAGGAGTTCCTCGACGCCGGCAAGCGCCGTCTCGCTGGTGACACGGCCCGCGCCGCGACGTCGGACGAGGTGAAAGAGCTGCGCCGTGAGGCGCAGGCCCTGAAGGAGGCCGTGGCCGATCTCACCCTGGAAAACCGCCTGCTGA AAAAAAAGCATGCTCGCGGATGGGGAGGACGACACATGAGGTATCCTGCATCCGAAAAGGCCGAGATCATTCGCCTGGTCGAGGCCTCGCATCTGCCGGCACGGCGAACCCTGGACAAGCTCGGCATCCCGCGCGCCACGTTCTATCGCTGGTACGATCGCTATCTCACCGGTGGGATCGAGGCTCTGGCCGATCATCGCTCGCGGCCGGATCGTGTCTGGAACCGGATTCCTGACCCAATCCGGGCCGAGCTCGTCGAGCTGGCGCTGCGCGAAACGGAGCTGAGCCCGCGCGAGCTGGCGGTGCGCTTCACCGACGAGAAGCGCTACTTTGTCTCGGAGGCGTCGGTATATCGGCTGCTGAAGGCTCATGATCTCATCACCAGCCCAGCCTATATCGTCATCAAGGCGGCGTCTGAGTTCAAGGACAAGACGACAGCGCCCAACCAGCTCTGGCAAACCGACTTCACCTACCTGAAGATCACGGGTTGGGGCTGGTATTATCTCTCGACCGTGCTCGACGACTTCTCCCGCTTCATCGTCGCCTGGAAGCTCTGCGCCACGATGCGGGCGGATGACGTCACCGCCACGCTCGATCTGGCTCTGGCGGCATCGGGGCTCGACCAGATCACGGTCGCGCATCGGCCGAGGCTGTTGAGCGACAACGGCGCCTCATACATCTCGGCCGAACTCGCTACCTGGCTCGACGGCAAGGGCATGAAACACGTTCGCGGCGCGCCGTATCATCCCCAGACGCAGGGCAAGATCGAGCGCTGGCATCAGACCCTGAAGAACCGCATCCTGCTGGAAAACTACTATCTGCCCGGCGACCTTGAACGGCAGGTCGCGGCCTTCGTCGAGCACTACAATCACGGCCGCTATCACGAGAGCATCGATAATCTCACGCCCGCTGACGTCTACTTCGGCCGCGGGCAGACCATCCTCACCGAACGCGAAAGGATCAAACGCCAGACCATCCACCAAAGACGCTTGCAGCATCACCTGCAGGCCGCCTAA
- a CDS encoding AAA family ATPase — protein sequence MSTKHLLALLNSHIEGDEDQFLSIALQLAAQEARQGRGEEAEKLKRLVQKARDQQRAGRPAGGQTPIPLARPRGELQGLVESAYPKVTLASMVLADDVRARLNRVVRQQQERATLREHGQAPSTHMLLVGPPGTGKTMTASALAGELRLPLFTVRLESLFSRFFGETAGKLRLLFDQIAQTRGVYLLDEFDAIGARRGEPNDVGEIRRVLNSVLAFMEEPNSTDSLVLAATNHVEILDQALARRFDEVIEYTLPDVAAARAIMEGRLGKFKIALKSWATLEPALEGLSQGELVRAAHAVVKDAILEGATKVSAEALREALHNRQTLKGKFRRQSGR from the coding sequence ATGTCGACCAAGCACCTTCTCGCGCTCCTTAATTCGCACATTGAGGGCGACGAGGACCAATTCCTTTCCATCGCACTCCAACTCGCCGCCCAAGAGGCCCGTCAAGGTCGAGGGGAAGAGGCGGAGAAACTGAAGCGTCTCGTTCAGAAGGCCCGCGATCAACAGCGGGCCGGCAGACCGGCTGGCGGACAGACCCCGATTCCACTGGCTCGGCCCAGAGGCGAATTGCAAGGGCTGGTCGAAAGCGCCTATCCGAAGGTCACGCTGGCGAGCATGGTCCTGGCCGATGATGTTCGCGCCCGTCTGAACCGTGTGGTCCGTCAGCAGCAGGAGCGCGCCACCCTGCGCGAGCACGGCCAGGCGCCATCCACCCACATGCTTCTGGTTGGTCCGCCGGGCACCGGCAAGACGATGACCGCCTCCGCACTCGCGGGCGAACTGCGGCTTCCGTTGTTCACCGTTCGACTTGAGTCGCTATTCAGTCGCTTCTTCGGCGAGACGGCTGGCAAGCTGCGGCTACTCTTCGACCAGATCGCGCAGACACGCGGTGTGTATCTGCTGGACGAGTTCGACGCGATCGGCGCTCGACGCGGAGAGCCTAACGATGTCGGCGAAATCCGTCGCGTGCTCAATTCCGTGCTGGCTTTCATGGAGGAGCCGAACTCGACGGACAGTCTTGTCTTGGCCGCCACCAACCATGTCGAGATCCTCGATCAGGCGCTGGCGCGGCGGTTCGATGAAGTGATCGAATACACGCTGCCAGATGTCGCAGCGGCGCGCGCGATCATGGAGGGCCGACTCGGTAAATTCAAGATTGCCTTGAAGTCATGGGCGACACTAGAGCCTGCCCTCGAAGGACTTAGCCAGGGCGAACTGGTGCGAGCGGCCCACGCGGTGGTCAAAGATGCAATTCTCGAAGGCGCAACGAAGGTGTCGGCCGAGGCGTTGCGCGAAGCGCTCCACAACCGCCAGACCCTCAAGGGAAAGTTCCGCCGCCAGTCCGGTCGTTAG
- the trbG gene encoding P-type conjugative transfer protein TrbG yields MGDKRNNAVPALIAMMLTTTALAGCANKFIPPDINYDDAAPAVLSADPVGPVKVVELPKPLPLPGQLKPVNAAKTKPEPADPKKRVAQANEAARMQPVRNGFINAVQVYPFVVGALYQVYAAPGQVTDIALQPGEQLVGAGPVAAGDTVRWIVGDTLSGSGQTAQVHILVKPTRPDLQTNLVINTNLRTYHMELRSTEKTYMASVSWQYPQDQLIALRRQNQQAALTQPVASGVDISKLNFRYQIEGDDAPWRPLRAFDDGNKVYIEFPSGIGQGEMPPLFVIGPSGNSELVNYRARENYYVVDRLFAAAELRLGDKDSEKRVRIVRTDGRPGRGLRLF; encoded by the coding sequence ATGGGGGACAAGAGAAATAATGCTGTGCCGGCGCTGATCGCCATGATGCTGACGACGACGGCGCTCGCCGGCTGTGCCAACAAGTTCATTCCGCCGGATATCAATTATGACGACGCCGCGCCCGCCGTGCTCAGCGCCGATCCGGTCGGGCCGGTCAAGGTCGTCGAACTGCCGAAGCCGCTGCCGTTGCCGGGTCAGTTGAAACCCGTCAATGCCGCGAAGACCAAGCCCGAGCCCGCCGATCCAAAGAAGCGTGTCGCGCAGGCCAATGAAGCGGCGCGCATGCAGCCGGTGCGCAACGGTTTCATCAACGCCGTGCAGGTCTATCCGTTCGTCGTCGGCGCGCTCTATCAGGTCTATGCCGCCCCCGGTCAGGTCACGGACATCGCGCTTCAGCCGGGCGAACAGCTTGTCGGCGCCGGTCCCGTCGCCGCCGGCGACACCGTGCGCTGGATCGTCGGCGATACGCTCAGCGGCTCCGGGCAGACCGCGCAGGTCCACATCCTCGTCAAGCCGACGCGGCCAGACCTTCAGACCAACCTCGTCATCAACACCAACCTGCGCACCTATCACATGGAGCTGCGCTCGACCGAAAAGACCTACATGGCCTCGGTGTCGTGGCAGTATCCGCAGGACCAGTTGATTGCACTGCGCCGGCAGAACCAACAGGCCGCGCTGACGCAGCCGGTCGCGTCCGGCGTCGACATCTCGAAGCTGAACTTCCGTTATCAGATCGAGGGCGACGATGCGCCGTGGCGACCACTGCGCGCCTTCGATGACGGCAACAAGGTCTATATCGAGTTTCCGTCGGGGATCGGCCAGGGCGAGATGCCGCCGCTGTTCGTCATCGGACCGTCCGGAAACTCCGAGCTGGTCAACTATCGCGCCCGCGAGAATTACTACGTCGTCGATCGTCTCTTTGCCGCCGCCGAACTCAGGCTGGGCGATAAGGACAGCGAGAAGCGCGTGCGCATCGTGCGCACCGACGGCCGTCCTGGGCGCGGGCTGAGGTTGTTCTGA
- the trbF gene encoding conjugal transfer protein TrbF, with amino-acid sequence MNLFRRPSVRYARTPEPETPYLKAAQVWDERIGSARVQAKNWRLMAFGSLALAGSFAAALVWQSTQGTVVPWVVQVDKFGEAQAVASAVSDYRPTDPQIAWHLARFIEQVRSIPADPVIVRQNWLRAYDYTTDRGAIALNDYARANDPFTKVGKQQISVEISSVIRASPDSFRIAWLERRYENGQLSGTERWTAILTVVIQAPRTADKLRANPLGVFVNAINWSKEMG; translated from the coding sequence ATGAATCTTTTTCGCCGACCTTCGGTGCGCTACGCGCGCACGCCCGAACCCGAAACCCCGTATCTCAAAGCCGCGCAAGTCTGGGACGAGCGCATCGGCTCTGCGCGCGTGCAGGCCAAGAACTGGCGCTTGATGGCTTTCGGCTCGCTGGCGCTCGCCGGCAGCTTCGCGGCTGCGTTGGTCTGGCAATCGACGCAAGGCACCGTCGTTCCCTGGGTGGTGCAGGTCGACAAGTTCGGCGAAGCGCAGGCGGTGGCGTCTGCCGTTTCCGACTATCGGCCGACCGATCCGCAGATCGCATGGCATCTGGCGCGCTTCATCGAACAGGTACGCAGCATTCCGGCCGATCCGGTCATCGTGCGGCAGAACTGGCTGCGCGCCTACGACTACACGACCGATCGCGGCGCCATCGCACTGAATGACTACGCGCGCGCCAACGATCCCTTCACCAAGGTCGGCAAGCAGCAGATCTCCGTCGAGATTTCGAGCGTCATTCGCGCTTCGCCGGATTCGTTCCGGATCGCCTGGCTGGAGCGCCGCTACGAGAACGGCCAGCTCTCTGGCACCGAGCGTTGGACCGCCATCCTGACCGTCGTGATCCAGGCGCCGCGCACCGCCGACAAGCTGCGCGCCAATCCGCTCGGTGTGTTCGTCAACGCAATCAACTGGTCGAAGGAGATGGGGTGA
- a CDS encoding DUF2274 domain-containing protein — protein MTKLRLSALPDDKAVKMTVELPAAVHRDLVAYAEILARTSGDAVPPDPAKLVAPMLQRFMATDKAFRKARAQLPSSRP, from the coding sequence ATGACCAAGCTCAGGCTCTCGGCGTTACCCGATGACAAGGCGGTCAAGATGACCGTCGAACTGCCGGCGGCCGTCCACCGTGATCTCGTTGCCTATGCCGAGATTCTGGCCCGGACCAGCGGGGACGCCGTACCACCTGATCCGGCCAAACTGGTTGCACCGATGCTTCAGCGCTTCATGGCAACCGACAAGGCATTCCGGAAGGCGAGGGCGCAATTGCCTTCGTCCAGGCCCTGA
- a CDS encoding ParB/RepB/Spo0J family partition protein, whose translation MARTSKKTKAVPVAMVAEAAADVDVRSVGETDAVASVAASGETVLIPLNKLKKSPRNVRKTPHSEADIEAYAASIAAKGILQNLVVEPELDAEGKPTGFYFVTIGEGRRLAQLLRAKRKQIKKTEPIRCVIDTANDPFEISLDENVTRTAMHPADQFEAFRELAETRGWGAEEIAARFGVTAHVVKQRLRLGAVSPKLMQVYRDGSLTLDQLMAFAISEDHARQEQVYESLSYNRDPSFIRRDLMKANIPATDRRAIFIGAEDYVENGGTIIRDLFTEDRGGFYEDAALLDRLVIGKLEWIAGNIQQAEGWKWVSAHIDYPHAHGLRRTYPHPVELSAEDEAVCAAAQEEYDRLSSEYEDAEELPDDVDQRFGELEAEIERIDALRHAYDPDEIARGGVFVVLSPDGEARIERGFIRAEDEKPEESGDGETVIDGVRVNDDGEVIEDGKDADHAAELEADDEDAEEDGKSLSDLLIRDLTAHRTLGLRLALGEQPDMALIAVTHALAAQTFYHAGDAHCLDIRPNSAHLASHADGIEDTAAAKALADRHAGWAADMPRDVADLWGFVAGLDHASVMALFAHCASQTVNAVKLPWERKPRAHATADRLASALTLDMTANWTPTVRTYCPPSGLLRQFRGFREGRISGSSQPIWSADETEIRAGESTGRAGREGHPPGNAPAVLG comes from the coding sequence ATGGCAAGGACATCGAAGAAGACGAAGGCCGTCCCGGTTGCGATGGTCGCGGAAGCGGCGGCGGACGTGGACGTGCGCAGCGTCGGAGAAACGGATGCGGTTGCGTCGGTTGCGGCGAGCGGCGAGACGGTTCTCATTCCGCTCAACAAATTGAAGAAGTCGCCGCGCAATGTGCGCAAGACCCCGCACAGCGAGGCGGACATCGAAGCCTATGCGGCCAGCATCGCCGCCAAGGGCATTCTGCAAAATCTTGTGGTCGAGCCCGAGCTTGATGCGGAGGGGAAGCCGACCGGCTTCTATTTCGTGACCATCGGGGAAGGCCGCAGGCTGGCGCAGTTGCTGCGCGCAAAGCGCAAGCAGATCAAGAAGACTGAACCGATCCGCTGCGTCATCGACACGGCGAACGATCCCTTCGAGATCAGCCTTGACGAGAACGTCACGCGTACCGCCATGCACCCCGCTGACCAGTTCGAGGCGTTCCGCGAGCTTGCGGAAACGCGGGGATGGGGAGCCGAGGAAATCGCGGCCCGCTTCGGCGTCACCGCGCATGTGGTGAAGCAGCGGCTTCGGCTTGGCGCTGTCAGCCCCAAGTTGATGCAGGTCTATCGCGACGGCAGCTTGACGCTGGACCAGTTGATGGCCTTCGCGATCTCCGAGGACCATGCGCGGCAGGAGCAGGTTTATGAAAGCCTCTCCTATAACCGCGATCCGTCCTTCATCCGCCGTGACCTCATGAAGGCGAATATTCCGGCAACGGATCGGCGAGCGATCTTCATCGGTGCGGAGGATTACGTTGAAAACGGCGGCACGATCATCCGCGACCTGTTCACGGAGGATCGTGGCGGCTTCTACGAGGACGCCGCCTTGCTGGACCGGCTTGTCATCGGCAAGCTGGAATGGATCGCCGGGAACATTCAGCAGGCGGAAGGTTGGAAGTGGGTTTCGGCTCATATCGATTATCCCCACGCGCACGGCCTGCGCCGCACCTACCCGCATCCGGTGGAGTTGTCCGCAGAGGACGAAGCCGTCTGCGCCGCTGCGCAGGAGGAATATGATCGCCTGTCGTCGGAGTACGAAGACGCGGAAGAACTTCCCGACGATGTGGACCAGCGTTTCGGGGAGCTTGAAGCCGAGATTGAGCGCATCGACGCCTTGCGCCACGCTTACGATCCCGACGAGATCGCGCGCGGTGGCGTGTTTGTCGTTCTGTCCCCGGACGGAGAAGCCCGCATCGAGCGCGGGTTCATCCGCGCCGAGGACGAGAAGCCCGAGGAATCCGGGGATGGCGAAACCGTCATCGACGGCGTGCGCGTCAATGATGATGGCGAGGTCATCGAGGATGGCAAGGACGCCGACCATGCTGCCGAACTTGAGGCCGACGACGAGGATGCGGAGGAAGACGGCAAGTCGTTGTCCGACCTTCTCATCCGCGACCTGACGGCACATCGCACGCTTGGCCTGCGGCTTGCCCTTGGCGAGCAGCCGGATATGGCGTTGATCGCCGTCACCCATGCGCTCGCCGCGCAGACCTTCTATCACGCCGGGGACGCGCATTGCCTCGATATCCGTCCGAACAGCGCGCACCTTGCGAGCCATGCGGACGGCATCGAGGACACGGCGGCGGCGAAGGCGCTGGCGGATCGTCATGCCGGATGGGCGGCGGACATGCCGCGCGACGTGGCGGACCTGTGGGGTTTCGTCGCCGGGCTGGACCATGCGAGCGTGATGGCGCTGTTCGCGCATTGCGCCTCGCAGACCGTCAACGCGGTGAAACTGCCCTGGGAGCGCAAGCCGCGCGCGCATGCGACGGCTGACAGGCTGGCGAGCGCGCTCACGCTCGACATGACGGCGAACTGGACGCCCACGGTGCGGACTTATTGTCCGCCGTCAGGGCTCTTGAGACAGTTTAGGGGTTTTCGGGAAGGGAGGATTTCTGGATCATCGCAGCCAATTTGGAGCGCAGATGAGACAGAAATCCGGGCCGGAGAAAGCACCGGCAGAGCAGGTCGTGAAGGACATCCGCCGGGCAACGCGCCGGCAGTTCTCGGCTGA
- the trbK-alt gene encoding putative entry exclusion protein TrbK-alt, translated as MDWKLAARVVAVLAVAVVMVACAIALRPDATEEAPAPTVQPQSGEPASSELLRCREIGAAALDDAGCKKAWAEGRRHFLEGNSGRARP; from the coding sequence ATGGATTGGAAGCTCGCCGCCAGGGTCGTTGCCGTTCTTGCCGTCGCCGTCGTCATGGTGGCGTGCGCGATCGCGCTGCGTCCCGATGCGACAGAGGAGGCGCCCGCACCAACGGTTCAGCCGCAGAGCGGGGAGCCCGCATCGAGCGAATTGCTCCGCTGCCGTGAGATTGGCGCGGCCGCGCTCGACGACGCCGGGTGCAAGAAGGCATGGGCCGAGGGCCGTCGTCATTTCCTGGAAGGCAATTCAGGACGCGCACGCCCATGA
- the trbJ gene encoding P-type conjugative transfer protein TrbJ has translation MILSVSRSRYLSSIAAGALAIGIALSSAPASAQIVFDPSNYAQNVLTAARALQQINNQITSLANQAQMLMNQAKQIASLPTSVLSQIEGNFTEMKRLMGEAERLAYNVSNIESQFSSTFQNFAVGKSDAQLIASARERWQQSLSAYEHSLKAGATAVQNLDSTRTQTSTLVNTSQSAVGVLQATQAGNQLLGVQTSQLADLTPMLAAQGRANALEKSRQAAAQEQAREQFGRFLTGSSYTPTTVRMFHD, from the coding sequence ATGATCCTATCAGTATCCCGCTCGCGCTATCTCAGCTCGATTGCCGCAGGCGCGTTGGCGATCGGCATTGCGTTGAGCAGCGCTCCGGCCTCAGCGCAGATCGTGTTCGACCCGTCGAACTATGCGCAGAACGTCCTGACCGCCGCGCGCGCTTTGCAGCAGATCAACAACCAGATCACCTCGCTCGCCAATCAGGCGCAGATGCTGATGAACCAGGCGAAGCAAATCGCCAGCCTGCCGACCTCGGTTCTCTCCCAGATCGAAGGCAACTTCACGGAGATGAAGCGGCTGATGGGCGAGGCCGAGAGGCTTGCCTACAACGTCAGCAATATCGAATCGCAGTTCTCGTCGACCTTCCAGAACTTCGCGGTCGGCAAGTCCGACGCCCAGCTCATCGCCTCCGCACGCGAGCGCTGGCAGCAATCGCTTTCAGCTTACGAGCACTCGCTGAAGGCGGGCGCGACCGCCGTGCAGAATCTCGACAGCACGCGCACGCAAACCAGCACGTTGGTCAACACCAGCCAATCGGCGGTCGGCGTCCTTCAGGCGACGCAGGCCGGCAATCAGCTTCTCGGCGTCCAGACCAGCCAGCTCGCCGATCTCACTCCGATGTTGGCGGCGCAGGGACGGGCCAACGCTCTGGAAAAGTCGCGTCAGGCCGCCGCGCAGGAGCAGGCGCGCGAGCAATTCGGCCGCTTCCTGACGGGCAGCAGCTACACGCCCACCACCGTTCGCATGTTCCACGACTGA
- a CDS encoding IS630 family transposase (programmed frameshift), whose translation MGRAYSNDLRERVVRAVVKGGLSRHQAAAQFGVGISTAINWVQRFHETGSVAPSQIGGYRPKKIAGPHREWLLQRCRKDFTVRGLVAELAERGLKVDYRTMWEFVHAVKLSYKKTLIAAEQDRPDVARRRAQWTKYRDRIDPTRLVFIDETWTKTNMAPLRGWAPRGQRIRAKVPHGRWQTMTFMAALRHDRITAPWFIEGPINGEAFLLYIEKVLVPTLRHGDIVIMDNLGSHKASAVRRVIRAAGARLFYLPKYSPDLNPIEQFFAKFKHWLRKAAQRTTEAVYNAIAPILETVAPAECANYFVNAGYNQI comes from the exons ATGGGACGAGCCTATTCGAACGACCTTCGTGAGCGGGTAGTGCGTGCTGTCGTTAAAGGCGGCCTGTCGCGGCATCAGGCTGCGGCCCAGTTTGGGGTGGGCATCAGCACGGCGATCAACTGGGTACAACGCTTCCACGAGACCGGCAGCGTCGCGCCAAGCCAGATCGGCGGCTATAGGCCAAAGAAGATTGCGGGGCCGCACCGCGAATGGCTGCTGCAACGGTGCCGAAAGGACTTTACCGTGCGCGGGCTGGTGGCCGAACTTGCCGAGCGTGGCCTTAAGGTCGATTACCGCACGATGTGGGAGTTCGTTCACGCTGTGAAGCTCAGTTAC AAAAAGACGCTGATTGCTGCAGAGCAGGATCGTCCCGATGTCGCCCGTCGGCGAGCGCAATGGACCAAGTATCGAGATCGGATTGATCCCACTCGGCTGGTGTTCATCGATGAGACCTGGACCAAAACCAATATGGCGCCGCTGCGGGGCTGGGCGCCGCGCGGTCAACGCATCAGAGCCAAGGTGCCGCATGGCCGCTGGCAGACCATGACCTTTATGGCCGCTCTGCGCCACGATCGCATCACCGCGCCGTGGTTCATCGAGGGGCCGATCAACGGCGAAGCCTTCCTTCTCTACATCGAGAAGGTTCTGGTCCCGACCCTGCGGCACGGCGACATCGTCATTATGGACAACCTCGGCTCGCACAAGGCCAGCGCCGTGCGTCGCGTCATCCGTGCCGCCGGTGCCCGGCTCTTCTACCTGCCGAAATACTCGCCTGATCTGAACCCGATCGAGCAGTTCTTTGCCAAGTTCAAACACTGGCTACGCAAAGCCGCGCAGCGGACCACCGAGGCCGTCTACAATGCTATCGCTCCGATCCTCGAAACCGTTGCACCGGCTGAATGCGCCAACTACTTCGTCAATGCAGGATACAACCAAATCTAA